The Toxorhynchites rutilus septentrionalis strain SRP chromosome 3, ASM2978413v1, whole genome shotgun sequence genome includes a region encoding these proteins:
- the LOC129776794 gene encoding putative fatty acyl-CoA reductase CG5065 yields the protein MEPILSPHDHPQRYRSVPDTYAGRSLFITGATGFMGKVLVEKLLRDCGDLKCIYLLIRTKKGVDAAQRRDDYLKHLVFDRIRKTNRTQLDKVKLIRGDILGEGLDISETDLVELLHNVEVIFHCAANVRFDQELKQAVNFNTNGTMRVLKLAEQMKRLMAFVHVSTAYCQCNEETVEEKGYSAPHSPLGISKLIELVDNDVLNLVTPNLLCNLPNTYAFTKALTEDLVCSYRDHFPIAIARPTIVVAAWKEPIPGWVEGTNGPTGLMIGAGRGIIRSMHCNPEFETDLMPVDITMNAIIALGAERINNTANREVMFCNVSGANVNPLTWGEALETGKKKFYENPLCFALWYPDGSIKSSYYYHMMCVILFHYLPAYLIDFLLVVLRRKPFMVKIQKRISQGLEILQYYTTKVWVFKNDNMHAMYNRLSEEDREKFYFDMSHVHWPTYFLNYILGVRQYVLKEPPETLPKARRLLKKLYILDRIVQVMFYMLVVWLVWSYLDVVIGSIQFVFDTAIDGVRKTIFTARSTTVRF from the exons ATGGAGCCGATCCTGTCCCCACATGACCACCCCCAGCGATACCGGAGCGTACCTGACACGTACGCGGGACGGTCACTTTTCATAACTGGTGCGACCGGTTTCATGGGCAAAGTCCTGGTCGAAAAGTTGTTGCGTGATTGCGGGGATCTCAAGTGCATCTACTTGTTAATTCGCACCAAGAAGGGCGTTGATGCGGCTCAGCGAAGAGACGACTACCTCAAGCATTTAGTGTTCGATCGGATACGCAAGACCAACCGAACCCAGCTGGATAAGGTCAAGCTCATACGGGGCGACATTTTGGGCGAAGGATTGGACATTAGTGAGACTGATCTGGTAGAACTGCTGCACAACGTTGAAGTGATATTTCACTGTGCGGCGAATGTGCGGTTCGATCAGGAACTGAAACAGGCAGTCAATTTCAACACCAATGGGACGATGAGAGTGTTGAAGCTAGCGGAACAAATGAAACGTCTGATGGCATTCGTGCACGTGTCCACAGCGTACTGCCAATGCAATGAGGAAACTGTCGAGGAGAAAGGCTATTCCGCGCCGCACAGTCCGCTGGGAATCTCCAAACTAATCGAACTAGTTGATAATGATGTGCTAAACTTGGTCACGCCTAA TCTGCTTTGCAACCTGCCCAACACATACGCGTTCACGAAGGCACTTACAGAGGACCTTGTGTGCAGCTATAGAGACCACTTTCCAATCGCTATCGCTCGGCCAACAATCGTGGTTGCCGCTTGGAAGGAACCAATCCCCGGATGGGTTGAGGGAACCAATGGTCCCACCGGACTGATGATTGGTGCCGGGCGTGGTATCATTCGGAGCATGCATTGCAATCCAGAATTCGAAACAGACCTAATGCCAGTCGATATCACCATGAACGCGATTATCGCCTTGGGGGCGGAACGAATCAACAACACTGCCAACCGAGAGGTGATGTTCTGCAATGTGTCCGGCGCCAATGTGAATCCTTTAACTTGGGGTGAAGCTCTTGAAACGggtaaaaaaaagttctacgaGAATCCCCTCTGCTTCGCACTGTGGTATCCTGATGGTTCCATTAAATCAAGTTACTATTATCACATGATGTGTGTAATTCTCTTTCACTATTTGCCAGCCTATCTCATAGATTTCCTACTGGTGGTACTTCGAAGAAAACCTTT TATGGTTAAAATCCAGAAAAGGATATCACAGGGTTTGGAAATCCTACAATATTACACCACCAAGGTGTGGGTGTTTAAGAATGACAATATGCATGCTATGTACAATCGCCTTTCGGAAGAGGATCGTGAAAAGTTCTACTTTGATATGTCACATGTACATTGGCCTACCTACTTCCTGAACTACATTCTAGGCGTGAGACAATACGTGCTCAAAGAACCGCCGGAGACACTTCCGAAAGCACGACGGCTGCTCAAAAA GTTATACATTTTGGATCGAATTGTTCAGGTGATGTTCTACATGTTAGTGGTGTGGCTAGTGTGGTCATACCTGGATGTCGTAATCGGTTCGATTCAATTTGTATTCGATACTGCCATCGATGGTGTACGAAAAACGATTTTTACAGCGAGAAGCACCACTGTTCGTTTTTAA
- the LOC129776796 gene encoding heme oxygenase 1, translated as MAAKNISFTKEMRVATRDIHYVSDALVNAKLAFALYDNSVWAEGLLIFYEVFKYLEQHVPHDFLPEELHRTEQFEQDLRYYLGPGWNVKYQPRKEVCAYIKHLEEIERENPNLLVAYVYHLYMGLLSGGQILQKRRNFSKKFNPFSSSQDTPQGIALTTFDGLSIYELKQKMRKTIDEFGESLDEDTRKQLVEESRKVFELNNEVIRTVKGVNQANVKILLYVVLLIVAYLILKLLY; from the exons ATGGCTGcaaaaaacatttcattcaCAAAGGAAATGCGTGTGGCAACGAGGGATATCCACTATGTCAGTGATGCCTTGGTGAACGCTAAACTTGCATTTG CCCTCTATGATAATAGTGTTTGGGCGGAAGGACTGCTGATATTCTATGAAGTTTTCAAATACTTAGAGCAACATGTCCCGCATGATTTTCTACCGGAAGAGTTACATCGAACCGAACAATTTGAGCAGGATCTTCGATACTATCTGGGTCCTGGGTGGAACGTGAAGTATCAGCCCCGCAAAGAAGTTTGCGCCTATATCAAACACTTGGAGGAAATTGAGCGTGAAAATCCTAACTTGCTAGTGGCTTACGTTTACCATCTTTACATGGGTCTGCTGTCGGGAGgacaaattttacaaaaaagaagaaatttttcgaaaaagttTAATCCTTTCTCCAGCAGTCAAGATACCCCACAAGGGATAGCCTTAACCACTTTCGACGGATTAAGTATTTATGAACTGAAACAAAAGATGAGAAAAACCATTGATGAGTTCGGGGAAAGTTTAGACGAGGACACCAGAAAGCAACTAGTAGAAGAGAGTAGGAAAGTGTTTGAGCTGAACAACGAAGTCATACGAACAGTCAAGGGAGTAAACCAGGCGAATGTAAAAATATTGTTATACGTAGTGCTTCTGATAGTGGCATATTTAATATTGAAACTTTTGTATTAA
- the LOC129777001 gene encoding putative tRNA (cytidine(32)/guanosine(34)-2'-O)-methyltransferase — protein MGKTSKDKRDIYYRLAKEEGWRARSAFKLIHLDEVFNIFEGVTRVVDLCAAPGSWSQVLSKKLYEKRDKDANDVKIIAVDLQAMAPLPGVTQLQGDITKLETANAIIEHFGNDQKAHLVICDGAPDVTGLHDIDEYIQSQLLLAALNITTHVLSVGGTFVAKIFRGKDTALLYSQLRIFFDKVSIAKPASSRNSSIEAFVVCQNYKPPEGYIPQMINPMLDDVQKIAGETESEVNRSIIPFIVCGDLREYDSDMSYSLNLDPEKDYEYRDVVQKPLAPAYSEVLERMKTTSLKHGSIKVEYDKKKD, from the exons ATGGGCAAAACTAGCAAAGATAAACGTGACATTTACTACCGACTAGCTAAAGAGGAAGGGTGGCGTGCTCGCAGTGCTTTTAAATTGATTCATTTGGACGAAGTATTCAACATTTTCGAAG GTGTCACGAGAGTTGTGGATTTATGCGCTGCTCCCGGAAGTTGGAGCCAGGTTCTTTCGAAGAAGTTGTATGAAAAGCGTGATAAAGACGCCAACGATGTCAAAATTATTGCCGTCGATTTGCAGGCGATGGCTCCTCTCCCGGGTGTCACTCAGCTGCAAGGCGACATCACCAAATTGGAGACCGCAAATGCGATTATTGAGCATTTCGGTAATGATCAGAAGGCACATCTGGTGATTTGTGACGGGGCTCCTGATGTGACCGGATTGCATGATATTGATGAGTATATACAATCGCAACTACTGCTGGCGGCTCTCAACATCACCACGCACGTTCTGTCTGTGGGTGGAACGTTCGTAGCGAAAATCTTCCGCGGTAAGGACACAGCATTATTGTATTCGCAATTGCGAATCTTTTTCGATAAAGTTTCCATCGCCAAGCCTGCAAGTTCGAGAAATTCCAGCATTGAAGCATTTGTCGTATGTCAGAACTATAAGCCTCCAGAGGGATATATTCCACAAATGATAAATCCAATGCTGGACGATGTTCAGAAAATTGCCGGGGAGACCGAATCGGAGGTCAACCGTTCTATCATTCCGTTCATCGTATGCGGTGATTTGCGAGAATATGATTCGGACATGTCTTACAGTCTAAAC CTGGACCCAGAGAAAGATTACGAGTATCGTGACGTTGTGCAGAAGCCACTTGCTCCAGCCTACAGCGAAGTACTTGAACGCATGAAGACAACATCGCTGAAGCATGGAAGCATCAAAGTTGAATACGATAAGAAGAAAGATTAA